Proteins found in one Brevibacillus brevis genomic segment:
- a CDS encoding metallophosphoesterase family protein has protein sequence MLSFIHTADVHLDAPLQMLGERYELRQDDFRQTMKRIRDLVREKEADFWLIAGDLLEYHGGRRSTAMFLRDLFSSIAPIPVVIAPGNHDPWRADSFYQTLEWPGNVYWFTPEWGVYEFPEKSCVIYGWGFGQPHVYESPLDTFPGKLGGYAHHLMVLHASVLSNSGNEEHHPYAPVTLQQLVQTGMDYVAMGHIHKPEQFMHPVKKQPLAAYPGSPEGLTSKEAGERHVLYGELDHDGRLQLTAIPVQSRKIQKLEIKANGVETTEQLIDRMEEQLAEEKDSAIMHITLTGERAAHFQPPLSVLQQRFSRFFVLQLTDRTWPDVDEDKLIADGGVWGRWLSKLAEAEARAQNEDEREIVRLAKQEALARIGGTIR, from the coding sequence GTGCTGTCATTTATCCATACAGCGGATGTCCATCTGGATGCGCCGCTTCAAATGTTGGGGGAGCGTTACGAACTGCGTCAGGATGATTTTCGTCAAACGATGAAAAGAATCCGTGACCTCGTTCGCGAAAAGGAAGCAGACTTCTGGCTCATAGCCGGAGATTTGCTGGAATACCACGGAGGAAGACGATCCACTGCGATGTTTTTACGCGATCTTTTTTCCAGCATCGCACCAATCCCTGTCGTGATCGCACCTGGCAATCACGATCCGTGGCGAGCGGATTCGTTTTATCAAACATTGGAATGGCCGGGGAACGTCTACTGGTTTACACCCGAGTGGGGCGTGTATGAATTTCCCGAAAAGTCATGCGTGATCTACGGCTGGGGCTTCGGACAGCCACATGTGTATGAGTCGCCACTCGATACGTTTCCAGGCAAATTGGGAGGGTATGCCCATCATCTGATGGTTTTGCATGCCAGTGTGCTTTCCAATTCAGGAAATGAAGAGCATCATCCGTATGCGCCTGTCACCTTGCAGCAGCTCGTACAGACGGGCATGGACTATGTTGCGATGGGACACATCCACAAGCCGGAACAATTCATGCATCCTGTCAAAAAACAACCGCTTGCCGCTTATCCAGGCTCTCCGGAAGGGCTGACGAGCAAGGAAGCGGGAGAACGACATGTTTTGTATGGAGAACTGGATCATGACGGCAGATTGCAGCTCACGGCGATTCCTGTCCAGTCACGCAAAATTCAAAAGCTGGAAATCAAAGCGAATGGAGTCGAAACGACTGAGCAGCTCATTGATCGGATGGAGGAGCAACTCGCAGAGGAAAAGGATTCCGCTATCATGCACATCACGCTGACAGGGGAACGCGCAGCCCATTTTCAGCCTCCCTTGTCTGTCCTTCAACAGCGATTTTCACGTTTTTTTGTGCTGCAGCTGACAGACCGGACCTGGCCTGATGTAGATGAGGACAAGCTGATCGCAGATGGTGGCGTCTGGGGGAGATGGCTTTCCAAGCTGGCAGAGGCGGAGGCCCGTGCGCAAAATGAGGACGAACGAGAAATCGTCAGGTTAGCGAAGCAAGAGGCTTTGGCTCGGATTGGAGGAACCATTCGATGA